The DNA region GCGCACCGGCGACCTCGGCCGCGTCGGCGATGATGCCGAGATAGCGGGCGGAGGGCAGGCCGCCCTCGTAGGCGTCGAGCACGTACACCCAGGCGAGCACGTCGGCCTCGAGCGTCGCGACCCGCACCCGAACCTTGCGGTAGAGCCCGATCGCGCCCCCCTCCCACTCATCGAGCGCCGCCTCGTCCGCATCGGTGAGCTCGTAGAGCATCACGTAGACCGAGCTGGTCGGGTCCTCGACGAGGGTGGCCAACGCGCCCTCCCAGCCGAGGTCCTCCCCGCCGAAGGTCAGGCGCCAGCCGAACAGCCAGCCCGAGGACAGCGGCGGGGAGGAGGGGGTGCGTTCGGCCATCTGGCGCGGGTCCAGGTTGCTGCCGTAGGCCGCGTAGACCGCCATGGCGGATCAGGGTACGGAACCCACGCCCGGGGTCGGCAACAATGGCGTCCGTGGCGCGCGTGGTGATCATCGGTGGCGGCCCGGGGGGCTACGAGGCTGCCCTGGTGGCCGCCCAACTGGGCGCCGAGGTGAGCATCGTCGAACGGGACGGGCTCGGCGGCTCGGCGGTGCTGACCGACTGCGTCCCGAGCAAGACCCTCATCGCCACCTCCGACGTCATGACCTCCGTGCGCGAGAGCGACGAGCTCGGGGTTCGTGTGGGCATCGGGCGGGCCCCCGCCGAGGGCGTTGGGGTCGACCTCGGTGCCGTCAACGACCGTGTCCTGCGGCTGGCCCATGCCCAGTCCGACGACGTACGGCAGCGCCTCGAGGCCGAGGGGGTGCACGTCGTCGTCGGGACCGCGCGGCTCGTCGACGGCGGGTCCGCGGTCGTGGCTCGCACCGCGGGCGGCGAGGAGCGGCTCGACGCCGATGCCGTCCTGCTCGCCACCGGGGCCCGCCCCCGCGAAGTCGCCGGCGCTGAGCCGGACGGGGAGCGCGTCCTCACCTGGACCCAGCTGTACGCCCTCGCGGAGCTGCCCGACCGGCTGGTCGTGGTCGGCTCGGGGGTCACGGGCGCCGAGTTCGCGTCGGCGTACGAGGCCCTCGGCAGCGAGGTGGTCCTCGTCTCCTCCCGCGACCTCGTGCTTCCGGGCGAGGACCCCGACGCGGCCCAGGTCATCGAGAACGTCTTCCGCCGGCGCGGCATGACCGTCCTCAACCGCTCGCGCGCGGCATCGGTCCGGCGTACGGCGGACGGCGTCCTGGTCTCCCTCGTCGACGGCCGGACCGTGGCCGGCTCGCACTGCCTGATGGCGGTCGGCTCGGTCCCCAACACCGAGGCACTCGGCTTGGAGGAGGCGGGCGTCGAGACCGACGAGCGGGGCTTCGTCGTCGTGGACCGCGTCTCGCGCACCTCTGCCCGTGGCGTGTACGCCGCCGGCGACTGCACTGGGGTCCTGATGCTCGCGTCGGTCGCCGCCATGCAGGGCCGCATCGCCATGCGGCACGCGCTCGGCGACGCCGTCGCGCCGCTCGCCCTGAAGACGGTGTCCTCCAACGTCTTCACCGATCCGGAGATCGCGACCGTGGGGGTCACGCAGGCCGACGTCGACGCGGGCCGGGCGGACGCGCACGTCGTGAAGCTCGCCCTGGCCGGCAACGCCCGCGCGAAGATGCAGGGCCTCCAGGACGGGTTCGTGAAGCTGTTCGCCAGCTTGGGCTCGCGTACCGTCACCGGCGGCGTCGTGGTCGCACCGCGTGCGAGCGAGCTGGTGTTCCCCATCGCGCTGGCGGTCAGCCAGCGCCTCACCGTCGACCAGCTGTCGGCGGCCTTCACCGTCTATCCCTCGCTGTCCGGGTCCGTCGCCGAGGCTGCCCGTCGCCTCCACGCCACGTCCTGACCCCCGGGAGCGGCCGGACCTGTCCACGTCCTGACCCCCGGGAGCGGCCGGATCTGTTTCGAATGAACGCGGCGTTGCTGCCGACCTAGTGGAAGAACGCCGCGTTCATTCCAAAGAAACGGGGGGGGGGCGTCAGATGAGGTACTTGGCGTAGGCCTCGGTGGTGAGGAAGGAGGGCAGGGTCTCCCCGAGGGCGACCTCGTCGAAGACGGCGCGGGCGTCGGCGAGGCGGGAGGCCGCGCGGTCCTCGGGCGCGAGGGCGGCCTCGATGGCGACGTACTCCTCGGCGAGCAGCTCGCGGACGAGGAGGCGGTCGACGGTACGCCCGTTGGTCAGCTTGGCCTCCCAGCGGATCCACTGCCACACCTGGCTGCGGGAGATCTCCGCGGTGGCCGCGTCCTCCATGAGGTGGTCGATCGCGGCGGCCCCGTTGCCACGAAGCCAGGAGTCGAGGTATCGCAGGGCGACGCGGATGTTGCCACGCAGGCCGGCCTCGGTGATGGTGCCCGGGGTGCGGTCGAAGGACAGCAGCTGCGAGGTGGTGACGTGCACCTCGGGGCGGCGCCGGGACCGCTGGTCGTCCTGGTCCCCGAGGAAGCGGTCGAACACCTCACGGCACACGGGCACGAGGTCCGGGTGGGCGACCCAGGAGCCGTCGAAGCCGTCGCCGGCCTCGCGCTCCTTGTCGGCGCGGACCTTGGCCAGGGCGACCTGCGTGACCTCGGGGTCGCGCCGGTCCGGGATGAAGGCGGCCATGCCACCGATGGCGTGCGCGCCCCGACGGTGGCAGGTCTGGACCAGCCGCTCGGTGTAGGCCCGCATGAACGGCACCGTCATGGTGATGTCGGCGCGGTCGGGCAGGACGTACTTCGGGCCTCGCTCGGCGTAGGCCTTGATGACGCTGAAGATGTAGTCCCAGCGGCCGGCGTTGAGCCCCGCGGAGTGGTCGCGCAGCTCGAAGAGGATCTCCTCCATCTCGAAGGCGGCGTGGATCGTCTCGATGAGCACGGTGGCGCGGATCGTGCCGAGCGGCATCCCCAGCGCCTCCTGCGCGTGCACGAACACGTCGTTCCACAGCCGCGCCTCGTGGTGGCTCTGCAGCTTCGGCAGGTACAGGTACGGGCCCGCGCCGCGGTCGAGCTGGCGCCGGGCGCAGTGGAAGACGTACAGCCCGAAGTCGAAGAGGCTGGCCGAGATCGGGGCGCCGTCGACGCGCACGTGCTTCTCGGGCAGGTGCCAGCCGCGCGGGCGCACGGTGATGGTGGGGACCTTCGAGCCGACCCGGTACTCCTTGCCCTCGGGGGTGGTGAAGTCGACGGTGCCGTCGAAGACGTCCATCAGGGTCAGCTGGCTGCCGACGATGTTGGCCCAGGTCGGGGACGTCGCGTCCTCCAGGTCGGCCATCCAGACGTCCGCGCCGGAGTTCAGCGCGTTGACCGCCATCTTCGGCTCGACCGGCCCGGTGATCTCGACGTGGCGACGCGACAGGCCGGCCGCCGGCGCCGCGACCTGCCAGGTCGAGTCCGCGCGGATCTCGGCGGTCTCGGGCAGGAAGTGCGGGTCGGCTCCCGCGTCGATGCGCGCGCGCCGCTCCCGGCGGGCCTGCAGCAGGCTGCAGCGGCGGTCGGCGAAGCGGGCGTGCAGGTCGGCGACGAAGGCGAGCGCGTCGGGGGTCAGCACCTCCTCGAAGCGACCCGTCACCGGGCCGGTCAGCTCGACCCGGCGGGACAGCGTGGGGACGCTCATGCGTGGCTCCCGAACTGCTCCGCCTCGGTCGAGCCCGCCAGCGCGGTGGTGTCGCTCGCCGGGTTGAGGGCGGTGGTGACGGCGTCGAAGTAGCCGGTTCCGACCTCCGCCTGGTGGCGCACCGCGGTGTAGCCGTCGTCGACGGAGGCGAACTCCGCCTGCTGCAGCCGCACGTACGCGCTCATGCCCTCGCGGGCGTAGCCGTGGGCCAGCTCGAACATCGAGTGGTTCAGCGCGTGGAAGCCGGCCAGGGTGATGAACTGGAACTTGTAGCCCATCGCGGCCAGCTCGCGCTGGAACTTCGCGATCGTGTCGTCGTCGAGCGCGGCCTTCCAGTTGAAGGACGGCGAGCAGTTGTAGGCGAGCATCTTGCCGGGGAACTGCGCGTGCAGCGCCTCCGCGAACTCCCGCGCCTGGCCGAGGTCCGGGGTCGAGGTCTCCACCCACAGCAGGTCGGCGTACGGCGCGTACGCCAGCCCGCGCGCGATGACCGACTCCATGCCTCCGCGCACCCGGTAGTAGCCCTCCGCCGTGCGCTCCCCGGTGCAGAAGCGGGCGTCCCGCTCGTCGACGTCACTGGTCAACAGCGTCGCCGCCAGCGCGTCGGTGCGAGCCACGATGAGCGACGGCACGCGGGCGATGTCCGCGGCCAGCCGGGCGGCGTTCAGGGTGCGGACGTGCTGGGCCGTCGGGATCAGCACCTTGCCGCCCAGGTGGCCGCACTTCTTCTCAGAGGCCAGCTGGTCCTCCCAGTGCACGCCCGCGGCGCCGGCCGCGATCATGGCCTTCATCAGCTCGAAGGCGTTCAGCGGCCCGCCGAAGCCGGCCTCGGCGTCCGCGACGATCGGCGCCAGCCACTCCACGTCGAGCTCCTGGCCACTGGAGACGGCGATCTGGTCGGCCCGCAGGAGCGCGTTGTTGATCCGGCGCACCACCGCCGGCACCGAGTTCACCGGGTACAGCGACTGGTCCGGGTAGGTCTGCCCCGCGAGGTTCGCGTCCGCGGCGACCTGCCACCCCGACAGGTAGATCGCCTCCAGCCCGGCCCGAACCATCTGCACGGCCTGCCCGCCGGTGAGCGCGCCCAGCGCGGGAACGTGGGTGCGAGTTTGCAGCAGCTCCCACAGCCGCTCCGCACCGCGGCGCGCCAGCGTGTGCTCCTCGTGCACCCGGCCCGAGAGCCGGACCACGTCGCGGGCGGAGTAGGTCCGCTCGATGCCCGCCCAGCGCGGGTGCGTCGCCCACTCGTGGGCCAGCAGGTCGGCCTCGGCCTGCAGGTCCGGCGCGAGGGTGGTGTCGGTGGTGGGGGCGGACATGGGGGTGCTCTCCTTGGGTCGGCGGCCGGCCTGGGCTCGCCCCGTGTACGGGCTCGTAGCCGGTTCCTCGAGATTGAGCGGAGAATCGACGTTCTTCAACGAGCTGACTCTGGAAAGAAACGCACTTCTTGTCGTATCGTGCAGACATGGCGAATGACGTGACGCTACAGCGCACGAATGGTGTTGCGGATGTCACATCCGGCGACCTCATCACCCTCGGGCGTCGGGTCCGGCACCTGCGCCGGGCGCGCGGGCTCACGCTGGAGCAGCTCGCGGCCGAGGTCCAGAGCTCACCCTCCCAGCTGTCGCTGCTCGAGAACGGCCGTCGCGAGCCTCGGCTGTCCTTGCTGCAGAACCTGGCCGCGGCCCTCGGGGTCAGCCCCGCGGAGCTGCTCGGGCCGGAGCCGCCGAGCCGCCGGGCGGCGCTCGAGATCGCCCTGGAGCGCGCCCAGCGCGGTCCGGCGTACGCCGCTCTCGGGCTGCCCGCCGTCCGTCCGGGCGCCCGGCTGCCGACCGACGCCCTCGAGGCCCTCGTCGGGCTGCACGCGGAGCTCGCCCGGCAGGCCGAGGAGCGGTCGGCGACCCCCGAGGAGGCACGGCGGGCCAACGCCGAGCTGCGCCTGGAGATGCGCGCCCGCGACAACTACTTCGAGGAGCTCGAGCGCGCGGCGGCGGACCTGTGCGCGGTCGCACCGTGGGAGGGACCGCTCTCGCAGCGGGCGCTCGGCGAGATGGCCGCCCACCTGGGGTACTCGCTCGTTCGGGTCGACGACCTGCCCGAGTCGACCCGCTCCGTGGTCGACCTCGAGAACCGGCGGGTGTACCTCCCGCAGTCGCCCGACTCCGGCGGGACCGACCTGCGGGCGCTCGCCCTGCAGGCGCTCGGGCACGTGGTGCTCGGGCACACGGTGCCCAGCGACTACGCGGAGTTCCTTCGCCAGCGGGTCGAGACCAACTACTTCTCCGCCGCGATCCTGGTCCCCGAGCGCCGCGCGCTGGAGCTGCTGCGCCGCTCGGCCGCGGCCAAGGACGTGGCGATCGAGGACCTGCGCGACGCCTTCGCCGTGTCCTACGAGACGGCGGCGCACCGGTTCACGAACCTCGCCACCCGTCACCTCGGCATCCCGGTCCACTTCATGCGCGTGCACGAGAGCGGCACGATCTACAAGGCCTACGAGAACGACGGGGTGCACTTCCCGACCGACGTGACCGGGGCGATCGAGGGCCAGCGCGCCTGCCGCCAGTGGACCGCCCGCCAGGTCTTCGCGCAGCCGGACAAGTCCATCGCCTACGCGCAGTACACCGACACCCCCAGCGGGACGTACTGGTGCACCGCGCTCACCGAGCAGACGCCGGCCGGTGAGTTCTCGGTCAGCGTCGGCGTCCCCTACGCGCACGTGAAGTGGTTCCGTGGCCGCGAGACGACGGAGCGGGCGGTGTCGCGCTGCCCCGACGAGCGGTGCTGCCGCCGGGCGCCGGAGCACCTCGCGGCCCGCTGGTCCGGGCGCGCGTGGCCGTCGGCGCGGATCCACAGCCACCTGCTGGCCGCGATGCCGCCGGGGACCTTCCCCGGCGTCGACGACACCGAGGTCTACTCCTTCCTGGAGTCGCGGGCGGGCTGATCGGCGCCGCGACACAATCGGCGCATGGCCCACCTGCGCTGCGACTTCTACTCCGACGTGCTCGGCCTGAGCACGTCGATGACCGTGATCCTCCCGCAGCAGACCGCGACCCAGATCGGCCTGGCCGGCCGAGCGTCGGACGCGCCGCCGCCGGTGCTGTACCTGCTGCACGGCCTCTCCGACGACGACACCATCTGGCTGCGCCGCACGTCCATCGAGCGCTACGTCGCGCCGCTGGGGCTCGCGGTGGTGATGCCCCAGGTGGGCCGCAGCTTCTACACCGACGAGGCGCACGGCGGGCGGTACTGGACCTTCCTCTGCGAGGAGCTGCCCGCCGTGGTCCGCTCCTTCTTCGTCGTCTCCGACCGGCGCGAGGACACCTTCGTCGCCGGGTTGTCCATGGGCGGCTACGGGGCCCTGAAGTGGGCGCTGCGTCACCCCGGCGCGTTCGCGGCCGCGGCGAGCCTCTCGGGCGCGCTCGACGTCGCCGCCCTCCAGGCCGCCCCGCCGATGCCGGAGGACCCCACGCTCATGCGCCGCGTGTTCGGCGAGCAGCCGGTGGCCGGGGGACCCGAGGACCTCCTGGCCCTGGTCGGCGGCGCGGACCCCGAGGAGCTGCCCGCCCTGTACGTCTGCTGCGGGAGGCAGGACCCGCTGCACGCGCGCAACCAGGTCTTCGTCGCGGCATGCGCGGAGGCGGGCGTACCCGTGACCACCTCCTTCGACCCCGGGGAGCACGAGTGGGGCTACTGGGACGAGAAGATCCAGGAAGTCCTTGCCTGGCTGCCCCTGAGGACGTGAGTCACGGACGCCGGGGCAGCCCCGAGGTGCTGTACGTGCGGCCGTCGAGGTCGACCGCGTACGCCTCGTAGCCCGGCTGCACCGTGAGCCAGTCCAGCCCGGGGACGCCGCACGCCACCAGTGCCGTCGCGAACGCGTCGGCGAGGGCGGCGTCGGGTCCCACCACCGTCGCCGATCGAAGCCGACGGGCCGGCCGGCCGCTTCGCGAGTCGATGACACCTGATCCCGTCGAGGTCGAGACCGCGATGTCGGTGACGTCGAGGACGGCCGTGAGGTCGGTCAGCGCGTCGGGTCGGCGTACGCCCACCGCCCAGGGCGCTCCCGCTGCGCGCTCACCGCGAACCAGCACGTCGCCGGCCGCGTCGATGCGCACGCCGGTCGCCACCGGCGCGAGCAGCTCGGCCGTCGGGCCGAGGGCCCAGCCGAGGACGATCCCGGCCGGGTCGAACCCGCCGGGCAGCCCCCAGGGGTCGAACCAGCCGTCGCTCGCCGCCCAGGCGCGCTCGCACGCCATGAGCAGGTCCTCGACGAGCGGCTCGTCGACCTCGGCGATGCGCCGGTCGCGGCGCAGCCGGGACACCGCGCTGTCGCGCCCGGGGCCGAACACGCCGTCGACCCGTCGAAGCCAGGCGGCGGCAGCAGCGGATGCGCGGTCCGCGGCTTCGTCGTCGGCCACCCCCCGAAGGTCGACGTGCAGCGTCTCGCCGAGCAGCTCGTGGCTGCGCACCAGCCGATGGCCGGCGCGCTCGACGGTACGGGTCATCCCCCCACCTCCCCTCTCGTGGCCGGGCATCGGCACTGTCGAGGCGGGGGTGTAGCCGAAATGATCACGAGTTCGCGCCTGGTGGGTGAGTGCCATGACCGCGACCCTTCTCGCCCTCGCTGGGGTCCGGCTGTGAGACCCGTGGGCGTCCCCTGTGGGTCTGCGTCGGCCGGCCAGGACCGACCCCCGGGGGGACCCTCCGGGGGCGGGCTCAGCGGGCCTGCTGGAGCGCCGCGGCGAGGGAGGACATGAACGCGCGGCTGGTGTCGGTGGCCCCCGAGACGACGGCGACCTGCGCGGACTGGGCCCGCAACGCCTCCTGGACCAGGATGGGGACGGCCCGGGCGTTGATGTAGGCCGACCGGCCATCACTGGGGGTCACCGGTACCGAGACGGCGGTGACCCGCTTGCCGCGGACGGTGACCCGCACCTGGATCGGACCCCAGCCGTTGGAGACGACCGGCCCGGTCACCGTCCGGGTGACCGGGGGCGGGGGAGCCGGGGGCGGGGCCGACCGCGTGGGGCGCGGCCGGCTGCTGCGGTGGGCCTTCGGAGACGTCGGCGCGGAGCGCGAGACCGACGCGGCGGCGTGCGCGCGTCGGTGCGAGGTCGGCGCGGGCGAGCGCGGCGACGGCGTGTTCCTCGTGCTCACCGGGGGGGCCGAGGCCGGGCCGGCCGCCAAGCCCGAGGCGTCGCTGGGGGCGGCCGGTGGGTCCGGGGTGGAGGCGGCGGGAGGTGGCGCCGCGCCGATCGCGGGGCTGCCGGCCCGGGGGGCGACGACGACCACCGCCGCAGCCCCGGCCGCGGCTGCCGCGGCCGCCAGGAGGACTCGCCTCACGCGTCCGCGCCCTCGGGCAGGAAGGCGAAGCTCTCGGCGTGCACCCGCTCCTCGGGGATCCCCAGTCGCCCCGCCTCGCGCCGGATGGCGCCCACCAGCGCCTGCGGCCCGCACACGAAGATCGTGCGGTGGCGGATGTCCGGGACGAGGGTGTGCAGGCGGTTGGCGTCGAGCGGCTGCTGGCGTCGGTCGCCCGCGAGGAGGAGGACCCTCGCGCCGTACGCCCTGGCCAGGCGCTCGAACTCATCGCGCCACAGCGCCTCCTGCAGGTCGCGGACCCGGTAGAGGACGACCGCGTGGGCGTGCCGACCCGCCTCCTCGAGGATCGCGCGCACCGGTGCGACGCCGACCCCGCCGGCCACGAGCAGCAGCTTCTGGCCGTGCAGCTCGCCGTGGGGGGCGCTGTGGAAGCGCCCGTACGGTCCTTCGACCGCGACCCGCGCACCCGGGCGGAGGTGCCGCAGCGCCTGCGAGTGCGGACCGACCTCGCGGGCGGTGACCCGGATGAAGCGCGAGTTCGGCACCGAGGACAGCGAGTACGGGTGCGCGCGCCACCACAGCCCCGGGACGAGGAAGCGCCAGAGGAAGTACTGACCGCCGTGCGCCTCGAGGTCGCGCAGGTGGGAGCCGGTGAGGTAGACGCTGACGATGCCGGGCGCCTCCTCGACCACGGAGTGCACCCGCAGCTCGTGGTACAGCGACGTCGCGACCGGTCGCAGCACCCGGCCCCACACGACCATGAGGGCGACCGTCACGAACAGGGCGAGCCACAGCCGTTTGGTCAGCGGGTGCGTCACGAAGCTGGCCCCGTTCATGACCTCGTGGCCGTACGCCAGGAGCACCGCGGCGTAGGTCGCGAGGTGGGTCAGCCACCACGTGACGTAGCGCAGCCGTCGGCGCACGCCAGGGACCGCGAGCACCCCGATGACGGCGAACACGGTGAAGGCCAGCGTGGCCCGCAGCATCGCCGGGTACCCGGTCACGATCCGCCAGGCCTCGGTGAGCGGGCTGACCTGGTCTGCCGCCGCATAGCCCCAGACGACGAGGGCGACGTGCGCGAGCAGCAGGTAGAGGGTGGCCGCACCGAGGCGGCGGTGGGCGTGCAGCAGCCGGTCGTGGCCGAGCCGCCGCTCGATCGAGGGCAGGCGCGCGGCGAGGGCCACGGTGCACAGCGCGAAGTACGCGGCCAGCAGGCCGGCGCAGCGGCCCAGGAACGTGGCGATCCCGCCCGGGCTCGAGGCGAAGCCCGGCGCCTCGCCGACCCAGGCAAGACCCGTGACGACCCCTGCTCCGAGTGCCACGATGCCCACGCCGAGGTCCACCCGTCGGGGGCCGGGCAGGACGGTCGTGTACGCCGAGGCCGGAGCCGGGGTCGTCACGACCTGAGCGTTCCCGAGCCCTCTGAGAGCCCTCTTAGAGCGCGCGTCGGTCAGGCGTCCTCGATCTGGCACCGGACGCCCTTCAGGCGTCCTCGATCTGGCACCGGACGCCCGTCAGGCGTCCTCGATCTGGCACCGGACGCCCGTCAGGCGTCCTCGATCTGGCACAGCACGGCCCCCGTGGCCACGGAGGCGCCCACCTCGGCGGTGAGCCCGCGGACGACGCCCGAGCGGTGGGCGTTGAGCGGCTGCTCCATCTTCATCGCCTCGAGCACGATCACCAGGTCGCCCTCGGCGACGGAGTCGCCCTCGGCGACGAGGACCTTGACGACGGTGCCCTGCATCGGAGCCTCGAGCGCGTCGGTTGAGGCGATGGCCTTGGCCTTGCGGGCCCCGGTGCGCCGCGGCGGGCCCTGGGTGGGGGCGGGCGCCGAGGTGCCGAGCCCGGCGGGCAGCACCACCTCCAGCCGCTTCCCGCCGACCTCCACCACCACCGCCTCCCGCCGCTCCTCCTCCGGCCGCGCGGAGGGAGCGGTGAAGCGCGGGATCGTGTTGTCGAACTCGGTCTCGATCCAGCGCGTGTGGATGCGGAACGGCTCGTAGGGGTCGGCCGGGGCGAAGGCTGGGTCGTCGACGACGACGCGGTGGAAGCTCAGCGCCGTCGCCATGCCGTCGACCTCGAACTCGCGAAGCGCGCGCCGGGAGCGCTCGAGGGCCTGCTGGCGGGTAGCACCCGTGACGATGAGCTTCGCGAGCAGGGAGTCGAAGTTCTGGCTGATGGTCGTGCCCGCCTCGACGCCGGAGTCCAGCCGCACGCCCGGTCCGGACGGCGCGCGCCAGGTCGTGATCGTTCCGGGCGCGGGCAGGAACCCGCGGCCGGGGTCCTCGCCGTTGATGCGGAACTCGATCGCGTGGCCACGGGGCTGCGGGTCGTCGTACCCGAGCGTCTCGCCCTCGGCCAGCCGGAACATCTCGCGCACCAGGTCGATGCCCGTGACCTCCTCGGTGACCGGGTGCTCGACCTGCAGGCGGGTGTTCACCTCGAGGAAGGACACCGTGCCGTCCTGGCCGACGAGGAACTCGCACGTCCCGGCGCCGACGTAGCCCGCCTCCTTGAGGATCGCCTTCGAGGCGCGGACGATCTCCGCGTGCTGAGCCTCGGTGAGGAAGGGCGCGGGCGCCTCCTCGACCAGCTTCTGGTGGCGGCGCTGCAGCGAGCAGTCCCGGGTGGAGACCACGACCACCCCGCCGTGCCGGTCGGCCAGGCATTGGGTCTCCACGTGCCGCGGGTTGTCCAGGTAGCGCTCGACGAAGCACTCGCCGCGGCCGAAAGCCAGTACGGCCTCACGGACGGCGGAGTCGTAGAGGTCGGGGATCTCCTCGAGGCTGCGGGCCACCTTGAGACCGCGCCCGCCGCCGCCGAAGGCGGCCTTGATAGCCACGGGCAGCCCGTGCGTCCGCGCGAAGTCCACCACCTCCTGCGCGCCGGCGACCGGGTCCGGCGTGCCCGGCACGAGGGGGGCCTGCGCCCGTTGGGCGATGTGGCGTGCCTTCACCTTGTCGCCGAGCGCCTCGATGGCCGCCGGCGGCGGGCCGATCCAGGTCAGTCCGGCGTCGATGACCGCCTGGGCGAAGTGGGCGTTCTCGGACAAGAACCCGTAGCCGGGGTGGACCGCGTCCGCGCCGGCGCGCGCCGCCACGTCGAGCAGCTTGTCGACGACGAGGTAGGTCTCGGCGGCGGTGCTGCCGCCGAGGGCGTAGGCCTCGTCGGCCGCCCGTACGTGCAGGGCGTCGCGGTCGGGGTCGGCGTACACGGCGACGCTGCCGATGCCCGCGTCGGCGCACGCGCGGGCGACCCGGACGGCGATCTCGCCGCGGTTGGCGATGAGGACCTTGCGCACGTGGCGGAGCCTAGTGTCCTCGGCTTGACGTTCGCTGCCGGACCGGTGGCCCGGGCACACCCACCCTCTAGGGGAGCGCCGCGGCGCGGACGCAGAGCACGTCGGGCATCCGCTGCCCGGCGAGGGTCCAGCCCTCCCCCTCGTCGGCGCTGACCCAGACCTCTCCGCCGCGGGTGCCCACGTAGATCCCCAGCGGGTCGGCCCCGTCGGTGGTGAGCGCATCCCGGAGCGAGATCGTCCAGCAGTGGTCGGGCAGGCCCGCCGACGCCGCGGCCCAGGAGGAGGCGCCGTCCCCGGTGCGCCACACCTGCAGCTGCCCGTCCGGGGGCAGCCGGTGCGCGTCGGCGACGAGCGGGACGAGGTAGGCCGTCCCCGCGCGCCGTGGGTGCGTCGCCACCCCGAAGCCGAAGTCCGCGGGCAGGCCCGCTGTCGCGAGCGACCAGGTGCGGCCGTCGTCGGTGGAGGTGAACACTCCGCCGTGGTTCTGCGCGACGAGGTGGTCGGGGTCGTCGGCGAAGCGGGCGACCTTGTGCACGCACTGGCCGAACTCGGGATAGCGGTCGGGCATGAACCGCGCCTCGATGCCGGTGTTGGACGCCGACCAGCTGCTGCCGCCGTCCTCGCTGCGGTAGACCCCGCCGGCGGAGATCGCCACGAGCAGCCGGTCCGGGTCCCGGGGATGCGGCAGGACCGTGTGCAGGCACATGCCCCCGGCCCCGGGGTTCCACTGGGGCCGGTGCGGGTGGTCCCAGAGCCCACGGACCAGCTCGAAGCTCTCGCCGCCGTCGACGGAGCGGAACAGCGCCGCCGGCTCCACGCCGGCCCAGACCTCCTCCGGGCGCTCGGCGGGTCCCGGCTGCAGCTGCCACACCTGCTCGACGGACGCACCCAGGTCGGCGGGGAAGCGCACGGCGCCACGTTCCAGCTCGGTCCAGGTCTCGCCCAGGTCGTCCGAGCGCACCACCACCGGTCCCCAGTGCTGGCTGTGGGCCCCGGCCAGCAGCCGAACGGGGTCACGCCGGGTGTCGATGCCGACCCCCGCGACTGCCTGCATCCCCAGGTGCGGATCCGACCAGGACCAGTCGACCCGGTCGGTCGAGGTGGCCAGGAACAGGCCCTTCTTCGTGCCGACCGCCATCAGGTACCTCGTCATGGCAGGCGATCCTCGTCCTCGCCACCGACAGGCCTCAACGCCTCCCGCGGCTGCGTTCGCAGGTGCGGTCGTCCCATGGTCGAAGGTCCGCGCACCTGCGGGTCAGGAG from Actinomycetes bacterium includes:
- a CDS encoding gamma-glutamylcyclotransferase, translated to MAVYAAYGSNLDPRQMAERTPSSPPLSSGWLFGWRLTFGGEDLGWEGALATLVEDPTSSVYVMLYELTDADEAALDEWEGGAIGLYRKVRVRVATLEADVLAWVYVLDAYEGGLPSARYLGIIADAAEVAGAPADYVAELRGRPCRSIG
- a CDS encoding NAD(P)H-quinone dehydrogenase, giving the protein MASVARVVIIGGGPGGYEAALVAAQLGAEVSIVERDGLGGSAVLTDCVPSKTLIATSDVMTSVRESDELGVRVGIGRAPAEGVGVDLGAVNDRVLRLAHAQSDDVRQRLEAEGVHVVVGTARLVDGGSAVVARTAGGEERLDADAVLLATGARPREVAGAEPDGERVLTWTQLYALAELPDRLVVVGSGVTGAEFASAYEALGSEVVLVSSRDLVLPGEDPDAAQVIENVFRRRGMTVLNRSRAASVRRTADGVLVSLVDGRTVAGSHCLMAVGSVPNTEALGLEEAGVETDERGFVVVDRVSRTSARGVYAAGDCTGVLMLASVAAMQGRIAMRHALGDAVAPLALKTVSSNVFTDPEIATVGVTQADVDAGRADAHVVKLALAGNARAKMQGLQDGFVKLFASLGSRTVTGGVVVAPRASELVFPIALAVSQRLTVDQLSAAFTVYPSLSGSVAEAARRLHATS
- the aceB gene encoding malate synthase A, translating into MSVPTLSRRVELTGPVTGRFEEVLTPDALAFVADLHARFADRRCSLLQARRERRARIDAGADPHFLPETAEIRADSTWQVAAPAAGLSRRHVEITGPVEPKMAVNALNSGADVWMADLEDATSPTWANIVGSQLTLMDVFDGTVDFTTPEGKEYRVGSKVPTITVRPRGWHLPEKHVRVDGAPISASLFDFGLYVFHCARRQLDRGAGPYLYLPKLQSHHEARLWNDVFVHAQEALGMPLGTIRATVLIETIHAAFEMEEILFELRDHSAGLNAGRWDYIFSVIKAYAERGPKYVLPDRADITMTVPFMRAYTERLVQTCHRRGAHAIGGMAAFIPDRRDPEVTQVALAKVRADKEREAGDGFDGSWVAHPDLVPVCREVFDRFLGDQDDQRSRRRPEVHVTTSQLLSFDRTPGTITEAGLRGNIRVALRYLDSWLRGNGAAAIDHLMEDAATAEISRSQVWQWIRWEAKLTNGRTVDRLLVRELLAEEYVAIEAALAPEDRAASRLADARAVFDEVALGETLPSFLTTEAYAKYLI
- the aceA gene encoding isocitrate lyase, translating into MSAPTTDTTLAPDLQAEADLLAHEWATHPRWAGIERTYSARDVVRLSGRVHEEHTLARRGAERLWELLQTRTHVPALGALTGGQAVQMVRAGLEAIYLSGWQVAADANLAGQTYPDQSLYPVNSVPAVVRRINNALLRADQIAVSSGQELDVEWLAPIVADAEAGFGGPLNAFELMKAMIAAGAAGVHWEDQLASEKKCGHLGGKVLIPTAQHVRTLNAARLAADIARVPSLIVARTDALAATLLTSDVDERDARFCTGERTAEGYYRVRGGMESVIARGLAYAPYADLLWVETSTPDLGQAREFAEALHAQFPGKMLAYNCSPSFNWKAALDDDTIAKFQRELAAMGYKFQFITLAGFHALNHSMFELAHGYAREGMSAYVRLQQAEFASVDDGYTAVRHQAEVGTGYFDAVTTALNPASDTTALAGSTEAEQFGSHA
- a CDS encoding helix-turn-helix domain-containing protein — its product is MANDVTLQRTNGVADVTSGDLITLGRRVRHLRRARGLTLEQLAAEVQSSPSQLSLLENGRREPRLSLLQNLAAALGVSPAELLGPEPPSRRAALEIALERAQRGPAYAALGLPAVRPGARLPTDALEALVGLHAELARQAEERSATPEEARRANAELRLEMRARDNYFEELERAAADLCAVAPWEGPLSQRALGEMAAHLGYSLVRVDDLPESTRSVVDLENRRVYLPQSPDSGGTDLRALALQALGHVVLGHTVPSDYAEFLRQRVETNYFSAAILVPERRALELLRRSAAAKDVAIEDLRDAFAVSYETAAHRFTNLATRHLGIPVHFMRVHESGTIYKAYENDGVHFPTDVTGAIEGQRACRQWTARQVFAQPDKSIAYAQYTDTPSGTYWCTALTEQTPAGEFSVSVGVPYAHVKWFRGRETTERAVSRCPDERCCRRAPEHLAARWSGRAWPSARIHSHLLAAMPPGTFPGVDDTEVYSFLESRAG
- a CDS encoding alpha/beta hydrolase family protein, producing the protein MAHLRCDFYSDVLGLSTSMTVILPQQTATQIGLAGRASDAPPPVLYLLHGLSDDDTIWLRRTSIERYVAPLGLAVVMPQVGRSFYTDEAHGGRYWTFLCEELPAVVRSFFVVSDRREDTFVAGLSMGGYGALKWALRHPGAFAAAASLSGALDVAALQAAPPMPEDPTLMRRVFGEQPVAGGPEDLLALVGGADPEELPALYVCCGRQDPLHARNQVFVAACAEAGVPVTTSFDPGEHEWGYWDEKIQEVLAWLPLRT